A window of the Streptomyces sp. JB150 genome harbors these coding sequences:
- a CDS encoding ABC transporter permease: MTPILLESADPAGAPPEPPRRARKAAARVRRAALPLGSLLCFLVLWQLLAASGTWSETLVPPPAAVWDAFVDLSTTHDGVRGYNGTTLVEHLGISLRRITIGAGIGVAAGVVFGLLMGTVGRLRALFEPWITFLRTLPPLAYFSLLIIWLGIDEAPKVTLLAVAAFPPVAVSTTTAVTAVPKSLIEAARALGGSRWDVVRDVVVPSALPETLTGIRLAVGVAYSSLVAAELVNGLPGIGGMVKDAANYNNTPVVLVGIIAIGVSGLVIDGLLLRLERAVVPWRGRA; encoded by the coding sequence CTGACTCCCATTCTGCTCGAATCCGCCGACCCGGCCGGCGCGCCGCCCGAACCCCCGCGGCGGGCCCGAAAGGCGGCGGCGCGCGTGCGCCGTGCCGCGCTGCCGCTCGGCTCGCTCCTGTGCTTCCTCGTCCTGTGGCAGCTGCTGGCGGCGAGCGGGACGTGGAGCGAGACCCTGGTCCCGCCGCCGGCCGCGGTGTGGGACGCGTTCGTCGACCTGTCCACCACGCACGACGGCGTACGGGGCTACAACGGCACCACGCTCGTCGAGCACCTGGGCATCAGCCTGCGGCGCATCACCATCGGCGCCGGCATCGGTGTCGCCGCCGGGGTGGTGTTCGGGCTGCTCATGGGCACCGTCGGCCGGCTGCGCGCCCTGTTCGAGCCGTGGATCACGTTCCTGCGCACCCTGCCGCCGCTGGCGTACTTCTCGCTGCTGATCATCTGGCTGGGCATCGACGAGGCGCCGAAGGTCACGCTGCTGGCCGTGGCCGCGTTCCCGCCGGTGGCGGTGTCCACCACCACGGCCGTCACCGCCGTACCGAAGAGCCTGATCGAGGCCGCCCGCGCGCTCGGCGGCTCGCGGTGGGACGTCGTCCGGGACGTCGTCGTGCCGTCCGCGCTGCCGGAGACGCTCACCGGGATCCGGCTGGCCGTCGGTGTGGCCTACTCCTCCCTGGTCGCCGCCGAGCTGGTCAACGGTCTGCCCGGGATCGGCGGCATGGTCAAGGACGCCGCCAACTACAACAACACGCCGGTGGTGCTCGTCGGGATCATCGCCATCGGCGTCTCCGGGCTGGTCATCGACGGCCTGCTGCTGCGGCTGGAACGCGCGGTCGTTCCGTGGCGCGGTCGCGCGTAG
- a CDS encoding ABC transporter ATP-binding protein gives MSSSETVVTPAGAGAAAEGSVRLDDVVHRYGRGGETFTAVGPVDLTVPAGEFLVLVGASGCGKSTLLRLIAGFERPTRGSVRVSGAEPRPGRAAGVVFQTPRLFPWRTVGGNIDLALRYAGVDRARRPERRAELLARVGLEGSEKRRVWEISGGQQQRVAIARALAAKNPLLLLDEPFAALDALTRERLQQDLRRMTDRTGRTAVFVTHSADEAVFLGSRIVVLTKGPGTVALDLPVPLPRGETDPEELRRSERFAELRAQVSHAVKAAAAA, from the coding sequence ATGTCGTCGAGTGAGACCGTGGTGACCCCCGCCGGAGCGGGCGCGGCGGCGGAGGGATCCGTCCGCCTCGACGACGTCGTCCACCGCTACGGCCGGGGCGGCGAGACCTTCACCGCCGTCGGGCCGGTCGACCTGACCGTACCGGCCGGGGAGTTCCTGGTCCTCGTGGGTGCCTCCGGCTGCGGCAAGAGCACCCTGCTGCGGCTGATCGCCGGTTTCGAGCGGCCCACGCGCGGCTCGGTGCGGGTGTCCGGCGCGGAGCCGCGGCCCGGCCGGGCGGCGGGGGTGGTGTTCCAGACTCCGCGGCTGTTCCCGTGGCGGACCGTGGGAGGCAACATCGACCTGGCGCTGCGGTACGCGGGAGTGGACCGCGCCCGCCGGCCGGAGCGGCGCGCGGAGCTGCTGGCCCGGGTCGGTCTGGAGGGCTCGGAGAAGCGGCGCGTCTGGGAGATCTCCGGCGGCCAGCAGCAACGTGTCGCGATCGCCCGCGCGCTGGCGGCCAAGAATCCGCTCCTCCTGCTCGACGAGCCGTTCGCGGCGCTGGACGCGCTGACCCGGGAGCGGCTCCAGCAGGACCTGCGCCGCATGACCGACCGGACCGGGCGCACGGCGGTGTTCGTGACGCACTCCGCGGACGAGGCGGTGTTCCTCGGTTCCCGCATCGTGGTGCTGACCAAGGGCCCCGGGACCGTGGCCCTCGATCTGCCGGTTCCGCTGCCGCGCGGCGAGACGGACCCCGAGGAGCTGCGTCGCTCCGAGCGGTTCGCCGAGTTGCGCGCGCAGGTGTCCCACGCGGTCAAGGCCGCCGCGGCGGCCTAA
- the sfnG gene encoding dimethylsulfone monooxygenase SfnG encodes MSVPPGSDPVRFAYWVPNVSGGLVTSTIEQRTDWGYDYNRELAVLAENSGFDYALSQVRYMAGYGAEFQHESTSFSLALLLATQRLKVIAAVHPGLWHPAVLAKLGATADHLSGGRFAVNVVSGWFKGEFTALGEPWLEHDERYRRSEEFIRALRQIWTEDHTELAGDFYRLRDFTLKPKPVAVPGRPHPEIFQGGNSTAARAMAGRVSDWYFSNGKDFDGVTEQLGDIRASAARAGRTPPKFGLNGFLIARDTEAEARDTLREIVAKADTPAVHGFRDAVRQAGPSTADGKGMWQDSSFEDLVQYNDGFRTGLIGTPEQIAERIVAYKRLGVDLFLLGFLHYLEEVEYFGKRVLPLVRELEAQQPQSEPVPAHS; translated from the coding sequence ATGTCCGTACCGCCCGGATCCGATCCCGTCCGCTTCGCCTACTGGGTGCCGAACGTCAGCGGCGGCCTGGTCACCAGCACCATCGAGCAGCGCACCGACTGGGGCTACGACTACAACCGCGAACTGGCCGTCCTCGCCGAGAACAGCGGCTTCGACTACGCCCTCAGCCAGGTCCGCTACATGGCCGGCTACGGCGCCGAGTTCCAGCACGAGTCGACCAGTTTCAGCCTGGCCCTGCTGCTGGCCACCCAGCGGCTGAAGGTGATCGCCGCCGTCCACCCCGGTCTGTGGCACCCCGCAGTCCTCGCGAAACTCGGCGCCACCGCCGACCACCTGTCGGGCGGCCGGTTCGCCGTGAACGTCGTCAGCGGCTGGTTCAAGGGCGAGTTCACCGCCCTCGGGGAACCCTGGCTCGAGCACGACGAGCGCTACCGCCGCTCCGAGGAGTTCATCCGCGCCCTGCGCCAGATCTGGACCGAGGACCACACCGAACTCGCCGGGGACTTCTACCGGTTGCGTGACTTCACGCTCAAGCCCAAGCCCGTCGCCGTCCCCGGGCGCCCGCACCCGGAGATCTTCCAGGGCGGCAACTCCACCGCCGCCCGCGCCATGGCGGGCCGCGTCTCCGACTGGTACTTCAGCAACGGCAAGGACTTCGACGGCGTCACCGAACAGCTCGGCGACATCCGCGCGTCCGCCGCCCGGGCCGGCCGCACGCCGCCGAAGTTCGGCCTCAACGGCTTCCTCATCGCCCGCGACACCGAGGCCGAGGCCCGCGACACGCTCCGCGAGATCGTCGCCAAGGCCGACACCCCGGCCGTCCACGGCTTCCGGGACGCCGTCCGGCAGGCCGGCCCGTCCACCGCCGACGGCAAGGGCATGTGGCAGGACTCGAGCTTCGAGGACCTCGTCCAGTACAACGACGGCTTCCGCACCGGCCTGATCGGCACCCCCGAGCAGATCGCCGAGCGGATCGTCGCCTACAAGCGGCTCGGCGTGGATCTCTTCCTCCTCGGCTTCCTGCACTACCTGGAGGAGGTCGAGTACTTCGGCAAGCGCGTCCTGCCCCTGGTCCGCGAGCTGGAGGCGCAGCAGCCGCAGTCCGAGCCCGTCCCCGCCCACTCCTGA
- the ssuE gene encoding NADPH-dependent FMN reductase, producing MATVLSVSGSPSATSRTARLLRHLDDRLVAQGHQVVPLDVRTLPPEALLHAHLGHPAIAEATALFAQADGVVIGTPVYKAAYSGLLKSLLDLLPQYALAGKTVLPLATGGTTAHVLAIDYALRPVLASLGAAHITPGWFTLDKDITVADDGSLTVAPASAEALAQVTDQFSLALGGRTTLLAAAG from the coding sequence ATGGCCACCGTCCTCTCCGTCTCCGGCAGCCCCTCCGCCACCTCCCGCACCGCACGCCTGCTGCGCCACCTGGACGACCGGCTCGTCGCCCAGGGGCACCAGGTCGTCCCCCTCGACGTCCGCACCCTCCCGCCCGAGGCCCTGCTGCACGCGCACCTCGGCCACCCGGCGATCGCCGAGGCCACCGCGCTCTTCGCCCAGGCGGACGGCGTGGTGATCGGCACCCCGGTCTACAAGGCCGCCTACTCCGGGCTGCTGAAGTCACTGCTGGACCTCCTCCCGCAGTACGCCCTGGCCGGCAAGACCGTGCTGCCGCTCGCCACGGGCGGCACCACCGCCCACGTCCTGGCCATCGACTACGCCCTGCGCCCGGTCCTCGCCTCCCTGGGAGCAGCGCACATCACCCCCGGCTGGTTCACCCTCGACAAGGACATCACGGTCGCCGACGACGGCTCGCTGACCGTCGCGCCCGCCTCCGCCGAGGCCCTCGCCCAGGTCACGGACCAGTTCTCGCTCGCCCTGGGCGGCCGTACGACCCTGCTGGCGGCCGCCGGATGA
- a CDS encoding TauD/TfdA family dioxygenase, whose amino-acid sequence MSVLSERPALTRLPLTPLGPRFGAEIDGLDLGRLDDDQVLALREALVTYKVLFVRGQHGLDDAAQIEFGRRLGEVTVGHPVHDSGDVAPEVYSLDSQDNGFADVWHTDVTFVRRPPAISVLRAVVLPPNGGDTSWADSQLAYESLSPGLRAHVDTLTAVHDGSREFGYYLAQRRQGRGNLWEGEVFMELQPVEHPVVRVHPETGRKGLFVNPGFTSHIVGVSEHESRGLLDILYAHLTKPEHVVRHRWRPGDVALWDNRSTAHYANRDYGDHHRVMHRITLRGDVPVGPAGAHG is encoded by the coding sequence GTGAGCGTTCTCAGCGAGCGGCCCGCCCTGACCCGGCTGCCCCTCACCCCGCTCGGCCCCCGCTTCGGCGCGGAGATCGACGGTCTGGACCTCGGGCGCCTCGACGACGACCAGGTCCTCGCGCTGCGCGAGGCACTGGTGACATACAAGGTGCTCTTCGTGCGCGGTCAGCACGGCCTCGACGACGCGGCGCAGATCGAGTTCGGCAGGCGCCTCGGCGAAGTGACCGTCGGACATCCCGTCCACGACTCCGGTGACGTGGCACCCGAGGTGTACTCCCTGGACAGCCAGGACAACGGGTTCGCCGACGTCTGGCACACCGACGTGACGTTCGTACGGCGCCCGCCGGCCATCTCGGTCCTGCGTGCCGTGGTGCTGCCGCCCAACGGCGGCGACACCAGCTGGGCCGACAGCCAGCTCGCCTACGAGTCGCTGTCGCCGGGCCTGCGCGCCCACGTCGACACGCTCACCGCCGTCCACGACGGCAGCCGCGAGTTCGGCTACTACCTCGCCCAGCGCCGGCAGGGCCGGGGCAACCTGTGGGAGGGCGAGGTGTTCATGGAGCTGCAGCCGGTGGAGCACCCGGTGGTGCGGGTGCACCCGGAGACCGGCCGCAAGGGCCTGTTCGTGAACCCCGGCTTCACCTCCCACATCGTGGGTGTCTCGGAGCACGAGAGCCGGGGCCTCCTCGACATCCTGTACGCCCACCTCACCAAGCCGGAGCACGTCGTACGGCACCGGTGGCGGCCGGGTGACGTCGCGCTGTGGGACAACCGCAGCACGGCCCACTACGCCAACCGCGACTACGGCGACCACCACCGTGTCATGCACCGCATCACACTGCGCGGGGACGTCCCGGTCGGCCCGGCGGGCGCCCACGGCTGA
- a CDS encoding sensor histidine kinase, whose protein sequence is MALLVLLGTVVGTNLLDRTADVSDRLLQRVQPAQTEAYRLQAALVDQESGIRGYAITADEQFLLPYTEGKRDEAAAAARLRTLLGDRPELLADLRAVERQAAAWRRGYAEPLAASVRPGEPRRIDPRAAERGKQQFDEVRARLAEQSARLAETVRDGRDLLAHERTVRDSVLVGMVVVFLLTGVALAVLVRLLVTRPLEALRTASRRVAGGEFSYVITGGGPVDVTALAGDVEGMRRRIVTELDASRQQQQMLTRQAADLNAQAVELRRSNVELEQFAYVASHDLQEPLRKVASFCQLLEKRYGDALDERGRQYIDFAVDGAKRMQVLINDLLTFSRVGRLNDARVPVSLDQALDKALANLAGAVEDTGARIDRPERMPEIVGDPTLLTMLWQNLVGNALKFRRPETAPHVTVTCDLDPEEADSLRLTVTDNGIGIPEEFAEKVFVIFQRLHSRDAYGGTGIGLALCKKIAEHHGGRIWIDTAYTGGTRFCLTLRVTADTPVPAGTRTEEKALT, encoded by the coding sequence ATGGCGCTGCTGGTCCTGCTCGGCACCGTGGTCGGCACCAACCTGCTGGACCGCACCGCCGACGTGTCCGACCGGCTGCTCCAGCGCGTCCAGCCGGCCCAGACCGAGGCCTACCGGCTGCAGGCCGCCCTCGTCGACCAGGAGAGCGGCATCCGCGGCTACGCCATCACCGCCGACGAGCAGTTCCTCCTCCCCTACACCGAGGGCAAAAGGGACGAGGCGGCCGCCGCCGCCCGGCTGCGCACGCTCCTCGGCGACCGGCCCGAACTCCTCGCCGACCTGCGCGCCGTGGAGCGGCAGGCGGCCGCCTGGCGCCGCGGCTACGCCGAACCCCTCGCCGCCTCCGTCCGGCCCGGCGAGCCCCGGCGGATCGACCCGCGGGCGGCCGAGCGCGGCAAGCAGCAGTTCGACGAGGTGCGCGCCCGGCTGGCCGAGCAGAGCGCCCGGCTGGCCGAGACGGTCCGCGACGGCCGGGACCTCCTCGCCCACGAGCGCACGGTCCGCGACTCCGTACTGGTCGGCATGGTGGTCGTCTTCCTGCTGACCGGAGTGGCGCTCGCCGTCCTGGTCAGGCTCCTCGTGACCCGTCCCCTGGAGGCGCTGCGCACCGCGTCGCGCCGCGTGGCCGGCGGCGAGTTCTCGTACGTCATCACCGGCGGCGGCCCCGTCGACGTGACGGCGCTGGCCGGCGACGTCGAGGGCATGCGCAGGCGCATCGTCACCGAACTCGACGCCTCCCGCCAGCAGCAGCAGATGCTCACCCGGCAGGCCGCCGACCTCAACGCGCAGGCCGTCGAACTGCGCCGCTCCAACGTCGAACTGGAACAGTTCGCCTACGTCGCCTCCCACGACCTCCAGGAGCCGCTGCGCAAGGTCGCCTCGTTCTGCCAGCTGCTGGAGAAGCGGTACGGGGACGCACTGGACGAGCGCGGACGGCAGTACATCGACTTCGCCGTCGACGGCGCGAAGCGGATGCAGGTGCTCATCAACGACCTGCTGACCTTCTCCCGGGTCGGCCGCCTCAACGACGCGCGCGTGCCCGTCTCCCTGGACCAGGCGCTGGACAAGGCCCTGGCGAACCTGGCCGGCGCCGTGGAGGACACCGGCGCCCGCATCGACCGCCCCGAGCGGATGCCCGAGATCGTCGGCGACCCGACCCTGCTCACCATGCTCTGGCAGAACCTGGTGGGCAACGCCCTGAAGTTCCGCCGCCCCGAGACGGCCCCGCACGTGACCGTCACCTGCGATCTTGACCCGGAGGAGGCGGACAGCCTGCGGCTGACCGTCACGGACAACGGCATCGGCATCCCGGAGGAGTTCGCCGAGAAGGTCTTCGTCATCTTCCAGCGGCTGCACAGCCGGGACGCCTACGGTGGTACGGGCATCGGTCTGGCCCTGTGCAAGAAGATCGCCGAACACCATGGTGGCAGGATCTGGATCGACACCGCCTACACGGGCGGTACCCGCTTCTGCTTGACTCTGCGGGTCACCGCCGACACGCCGGTCCCGGCCGGCACGCGCACCGAGGAAAAGGCCCTGACATGA
- a CDS encoding response regulator, with protein MSTPAATPIDVLLVEDDPGDELMTREAFEDNKIGNTLHVVRDGEEALDFLYRRGDHTDAPRPDLILLDLNLPKYDGRQVLERIKSDPDLSLIPVVVLTTSAAEEDILRSYKLHANAYVTKPVDLDQFIAAVRQIDDFFVQVVRLPGRTG; from the coding sequence ATGAGCACCCCCGCCGCCACCCCCATCGACGTCCTCCTCGTCGAGGACGACCCGGGCGACGAGCTGATGACCCGTGAGGCGTTCGAGGACAACAAGATCGGCAACACGCTGCACGTGGTCCGCGACGGCGAGGAGGCCCTGGACTTCCTCTACCGCCGCGGCGACCACACCGACGCGCCGCGGCCCGACCTGATCCTGCTCGATCTGAACCTGCCGAAGTACGACGGCCGCCAGGTGCTGGAGCGGATCAAGTCCGACCCCGATCTGTCCCTCATCCCCGTGGTCGTCCTCACCACCTCCGCGGCCGAGGAGGACATCCTGCGCAGCTACAAGCTGCACGCCAACGCCTATGTCACCAAGCCGGTGGACCTGGACCAGTTCATCGCCGCCGTCCGTCAGATCGACGACTTCTTCGTCCAGGTCGTCCGGCTGCCCGGCCGCACCGGCTGA
- a CDS encoding acyl-CoA dehydrogenase family protein, which produces MSITAPADWKSVPAPSDAEGWIARAAEVAAVLASDAAARDKAGATPHAEVRLLKEAGLVTLLGPVEHGGAGQDWTTAYRVVREVAKADGSIGQLLGYHYLWNWAARLVGTREQWEHVEAEAARNQWFFGGAVNPRDDDVVVRDEGDTLTFTGRKSFSTGSKVSDVTVLEGVLEGTDDHVFAIVPSDSEGLTFHDDWDNIGQRLTESGGVTLDAVRVPWSAAAGYVDKRFRPRVYNTLNVPTIQLVFVNFYLGIAAGALETAAAYTRTKSRPWLHGGHERAVDEPYVIDIYGDLTAKLWAVEALADAVAAEGQKLHDDPDAVTEKARGEFEVRVAAVKARATDVALEVTNRIFEVTGARATASAEGLDRFWRNVRTHTLHDPVAYKRREVGRHVLTGELPQPTWYS; this is translated from the coding sequence ATGAGCATCACCGCACCGGCCGACTGGAAGTCCGTCCCCGCCCCGAGCGACGCCGAGGGCTGGATCGCCCGCGCCGCCGAGGTCGCCGCCGTCCTCGCCTCCGACGCCGCGGCCCGCGACAAGGCGGGCGCCACCCCGCACGCCGAGGTCCGGCTGCTGAAGGAGGCCGGCCTGGTCACCCTCCTCGGGCCCGTCGAGCACGGCGGCGCCGGCCAGGACTGGACCACCGCCTACCGCGTCGTCCGCGAGGTCGCCAAGGCCGACGGCTCGATCGGCCAGCTGCTCGGCTACCACTACCTGTGGAACTGGGCCGCCCGCCTCGTCGGCACCCGCGAACAGTGGGAGCACGTCGAGGCCGAGGCCGCCCGCAACCAGTGGTTCTTCGGCGGCGCGGTCAACCCCCGCGACGACGACGTGGTGGTGCGCGACGAGGGCGACACCCTCACCTTCACCGGCCGCAAGTCCTTCTCCACCGGCAGCAAGGTCTCCGACGTCACCGTCCTGGAAGGCGTCCTGGAGGGCACCGACGACCACGTCTTCGCCATCGTCCCGTCCGACAGCGAGGGCCTCACCTTCCACGACGACTGGGACAACATCGGCCAGCGCCTCACCGAGAGCGGCGGCGTCACCCTCGACGCCGTCCGCGTCCCCTGGTCGGCCGCGGCCGGCTACGTCGACAAGCGGTTCCGGCCGCGCGTCTACAACACCCTCAACGTGCCCACCATCCAGCTGGTCTTCGTCAACTTCTACCTCGGCATCGCCGCCGGCGCCCTGGAGACCGCCGCGGCCTACACCCGCACCAAGTCCCGGCCCTGGCTGCACGGCGGCCACGAGCGCGCCGTGGACGAGCCGTACGTCATCGACATCTACGGCGACCTCACCGCCAAGCTCTGGGCCGTCGAGGCCCTCGCCGACGCCGTGGCCGCCGAGGGCCAGAAGCTGCACGACGACCCCGACGCCGTCACCGAGAAGGCCCGCGGCGAGTTCGAGGTCCGGGTGGCCGCCGTGAAGGCCCGCGCCACCGACGTGGCCCTGGAGGTCACCAACCGCATCTTCGAGGTGACCGGCGCACGGGCCACCGCCTCCGCGGAGGGCCTCGACCGCTTCTGGCGCAACGTCCGCACCCACACCCTGCACGACCCGGTCGCCTACAAGCGGCGCGAGGTCGGCCGCCACGTCCTCACCGGCGAACTGCCGCAGCCCACCTGGTACTCCTGA
- a CDS encoding fused response regulator/phosphatase — protein sequence MVTSQARAAELIRAARAGAEAEWERPEPSVLLVEDDPGDALLVEELVADSALKIRLRWVRSLTEAAELLSTETPDCVLLDLHLSDAHGLEAVSLLRARAEQVAIVVLTGLAEEETGLAAVAAGAQDYLVKGRVEPELFGRAVRYAIQRKQAEQAAVALQASQMQAQENARLERGLLPRPLLRGEGVHVVARYRPGRAQALLGGDFYDIVQDADGTVHALVGDVSGHGPDEAALGVALRIAWRTLVLSGVAGSEQMSRLEELLVAERAREEVFATLVSLAAVPGEQRAHVVRAGHHGLLRRGREHVEWIEVPGGPALGMLPGGATWPIAELPVPKGDSVVLFTDGLFEGHVSRGPQRLGEEGLLALARSAAGLPSEAFVDRLIGKAEELAEEQGGLADDVAVVHLSWN from the coding sequence ATGGTGACGTCGCAGGCTCGCGCTGCCGAGCTGATCAGAGCGGCCCGGGCGGGAGCCGAGGCGGAATGGGAACGGCCCGAGCCGTCCGTCCTCCTCGTGGAGGACGACCCGGGTGACGCGCTGCTCGTCGAGGAACTGGTCGCCGACAGCGCCCTGAAGATACGGCTGCGCTGGGTCCGGTCGCTGACCGAGGCCGCCGAGCTGCTCTCCACCGAGACGCCCGACTGCGTCCTGCTCGACCTGCATCTGTCGGACGCCCACGGCCTGGAGGCCGTCTCCCTGCTGCGGGCCCGCGCCGAGCAGGTCGCGATCGTCGTCCTCACCGGGCTCGCCGAGGAGGAGACCGGCCTTGCCGCGGTCGCGGCCGGCGCACAGGACTACCTGGTCAAGGGCCGCGTCGAGCCCGAACTCTTCGGCCGGGCGGTGCGGTACGCGATCCAGCGCAAGCAGGCGGAGCAGGCGGCCGTCGCCCTCCAGGCCAGCCAGATGCAGGCCCAGGAGAACGCCCGTCTGGAACGCGGCCTGCTGCCCCGCCCGCTGCTGCGCGGCGAGGGCGTCCACGTCGTGGCCCGCTACCGCCCCGGCCGGGCCCAGGCGCTGCTCGGCGGCGACTTCTACGACATCGTCCAGGACGCGGACGGCACCGTGCACGCGCTCGTCGGCGACGTCTCCGGACACGGCCCCGACGAGGCGGCGCTCGGCGTCGCCCTGCGGATCGCCTGGCGCACCCTGGTGCTCAGCGGTGTCGCCGGCTCCGAGCAGATGAGCCGGCTGGAGGAACTGCTGGTCGCCGAACGGGCTCGCGAGGAGGTCTTCGCGACCCTCGTGAGCCTCGCCGCCGTACCGGGCGAACAGCGGGCCCACGTCGTCCGCGCCGGTCACCACGGGCTGCTCCGGCGCGGCCGTGAGCACGTCGAGTGGATCGAGGTGCCCGGCGGGCCGGCGCTCGGCATGCTCCCCGGCGGCGCGACCTGGCCGATCGCGGAACTGCCGGTGCCCAAGGGCGACTCGGTGGTCCTGTTCACCGACGGGCTGTTCGAGGGACACGTCAGCCGCGGCCCGCAGCGCCTGGGCGAGGAGGGCCTGCTGGCCCTCGCCCGCAGCGCGGCCGGCCTGCCGTCCGAGGCCTTCGTGGACCGTCTGATCGGCAAGGCCGAGGAACTCGCCGAGGAGCAGGGCGGTCTGGCCGACGACGTGGCCGTTGTCCATCTGAGCTGGAACTGA
- a CDS encoding ABC transporter substrate-binding protein, translating into MSPASRGPSRRLLLAGALATVSAAVTGCSSDGEASASGGSKRLRIGYFAFPSGDLLVKNGKLLEKALPDHEITWIKFDSGAGVNQAFIGGSLDIAALGSSPFARGVSGDSPIPYKVAWILDVAGENEALVVRKATGITDVAGLKGRKIATPFASTSHYSLLAALEKAGLRPSDVQLIDLQPQPILAAWQRGDIDAAYVWLPTLDELRATGTRLTSSKEIGAAGRPTLDLAVVSDDLIARDPKAIDVWRKTQAEALRLLKSDTDGAVRAVAAELGIGAADARAQLSQGVFLTPEQVVSADWLGTEGRPGKLLGYVTDTGRFLAGQRQIAAAPSEDVVRKAFYLKGLPDVVE; encoded by the coding sequence ATGTCCCCTGCCTCACGAGGCCCGTCTCGTCGTCTCCTCCTCGCCGGCGCCCTGGCGACCGTGTCCGCGGCCGTCACCGGCTGCTCGTCCGACGGCGAGGCGTCGGCGTCCGGCGGCTCCAAACGGCTGCGCATCGGCTACTTCGCCTTCCCCAGCGGCGACCTGCTCGTGAAGAACGGGAAGCTGCTGGAGAAGGCCCTGCCGGACCACGAGATCACCTGGATCAAGTTCGACTCCGGTGCCGGGGTCAACCAGGCCTTCATCGGCGGGTCCCTCGACATCGCCGCGCTCGGCTCCAGTCCGTTCGCCCGCGGGGTGTCCGGCGACTCGCCCATCCCGTACAAGGTCGCGTGGATCCTCGACGTGGCGGGCGAGAACGAGGCCCTGGTGGTGCGCAAGGCCACCGGCATCACCGACGTCGCCGGGCTGAAGGGCAGGAAGATAGCCACGCCCTTCGCCTCCACCTCGCACTACAGCCTGCTGGCGGCGCTGGAGAAGGCGGGCCTGCGACCGTCGGACGTGCAGCTCATCGACCTGCAGCCGCAGCCGATCCTGGCCGCGTGGCAGCGCGGGGACATCGACGCCGCGTACGTCTGGCTGCCGACCCTCGACGAACTGCGCGCGACCGGCACCCGGCTCACCAGCAGCAAGGAGATCGGCGCGGCGGGCCGGCCGACCCTCGACCTGGCCGTCGTGTCGGACGACCTGATCGCACGGGACCCGAAGGCCATCGACGTCTGGCGCAAGACGCAGGCCGAGGCGCTGCGCCTGCTCAAGTCCGACACGGACGGCGCGGTGCGGGCGGTCGCGGCGGAACTCGGCATCGGCGCGGCGGACGCCAGGGCGCAGCTGTCGCAGGGCGTTTTCCTCACGCCGGAGCAGGTGGTCTCCGCCGACTGGCTGGGCACCGAGGGCCGTCCGGGCAAGCTGCTCGGTTACGTCACCGACACCGGGCGGTTCCTGGCCGGCCAGCGGCAGATCGCCGCCGCGCCGTCCGAGGACGTCGTCCGCAAGGCGTTCTACCTGAAGGGGCTGCCCGATGTCGTCGAGTGA
- a CDS encoding LysR family transcriptional regulator, translated as MRIEQLEYIAAVTRSGSLRRAAEELHLSQPALSETVRNLERELGVDLLERKRSGAKVSDEGRELLPYIMSVLDAVDRLRGAAGDQHRISRMVRLGTVNTATVPLVIPTVREFRSAHPRTQVELVGAQQSEIHRGLLEGAFDLGLVNYLGGDDMPPGFETTELLRGRPVVCVHADSPLAAREAVDVDDLLAQPLIVMRSGYVMHRFVHRLLGGRTPSFSYSTDGAEMGKLMVAEGLGATVLPDFSVIGDPLERRGAITVRPLAGDATDVLLVLQSRPSGRVPRAVRALHALFVRNARAYGGVA; from the coding sequence GTGCGTATCGAACAGCTCGAATACATCGCGGCCGTCACGCGCTCGGGGTCGCTGCGGCGGGCCGCCGAGGAGCTGCACCTGTCCCAGCCGGCGTTGAGCGAGACCGTGCGCAATCTTGAGCGGGAGCTGGGCGTGGACCTGCTGGAGCGCAAGCGGTCCGGGGCGAAGGTCAGCGACGAGGGCCGGGAGCTGCTGCCGTACATCATGAGCGTGCTGGACGCCGTCGACCGGCTGCGCGGCGCGGCCGGTGACCAGCATCGCATCAGCCGTATGGTCCGGCTCGGCACGGTCAACACCGCCACGGTGCCGCTGGTGATCCCGACCGTGCGGGAGTTCCGGTCCGCCCACCCGCGCACCCAGGTGGAACTGGTCGGCGCGCAGCAGTCCGAGATCCACCGCGGGCTGCTGGAGGGCGCGTTCGACCTGGGGCTGGTGAACTACCTCGGGGGCGACGACATGCCGCCCGGCTTCGAGACGACGGAACTGCTGCGCGGCCGCCCGGTGGTGTGCGTGCACGCGGACAGTCCGCTCGCCGCCCGGGAGGCGGTGGACGTGGACGACCTGCTGGCGCAGCCGCTGATCGTGATGCGGTCCGGTTATGTGATGCACCGGTTCGTGCACCGGCTGCTGGGCGGCCGTACGCCGTCCTTCTCGTACTCCACCGACGGCGCCGAGATGGGCAAGCTGATGGTCGCCGAAGGGCTGGGGGCGACCGTGCTGCCCGACTTCAGCGTCATCGGTGACCCGCTGGAGCGCCGCGGCGCGATCACCGTGCGGCCGCTCGCGGGTGACGCGACCGATGTGCTGCTGGTCCTGCAGAGCCGTCCCTCCGGGCGGGTTCCCCGGGCCGTCCGCGCGCTGCACGCCCTGTTCGTGCGCAACGCCCGCGCGTACGGCGGCGTCGCGTGA